GGCGTAGGCGGCGAGCAGCTGAGCGCCCTCGAACCAGTTGGACTCCCCGTCCTGGGCGATCATGTTCGCGATGGCGACCGCGATGCCGATGGCGACCACCTCGAACAGGTTGAAGTGCAGAGTCAAGGGCTGGCCGATGGCCCAGCCGACCAGCACCAGGATGGGGGCGACCAGCAGGGCGATCTGGAGGCTCGAGCCCACGGCGATGCCCAGCGAGAGATCCATCTTGTTCTTCATGGCGACGGTGACGGCCGTCAGGTGCTCGGCGGCGTTGCCGATCAGCGGAATCAAGATGACGCCGATGAACAGCTCCGAGAGGCCCCACTTGTGGGTGACCGCCTCGATCGAGCCGACCAGGAACTCGCTCTCGATCGCCACCAGGGCGGTGGCCCCAAGCAGCAGGGCGATCGCCTTGGGCTGCGAGAGCGTCGGCTCCTCGACGCCCTCGCCATGGCTGCTGCCGTCGTACAGGTGGGAATGGGTCTTGAGCGAGAAGACCAGGCTCAGGCCATAGACGACCAGGAGCAGGATCGCCACCCAGTGCGACAGGTTCTGGACGCCCGGCGTCGCGAGGGTCACCGGCGAGGTGTAGACGAAGGCGGCCGGGATCAAGAGCGAGCTCACCGCGAGCATCAGCATGGCGCCGTTGGCGCCCGCGATCGTGCGGTTGAAGCGCTGCTCCTTGTGCTTGAGGCCGCCCAGCAGGACCGAGAGGCCGAGGACCAGGAGGAGGTTGCCCAGGATCGAGCCCGTGATCGAGGCCTGGACCACCATGAGCAGGCCCTTCTGCAGGGCGATCACCGCGATGATCAGCTCGACCGCGTTGCCGAAGGTCGCGTTGAGCAGGCCGCCGATGCCGGGGCCCGCCTTGATGGCGATCTCCTCGGTCGCGTAGCCCATCAGCTTGGCGAGCGGCACGATGGCCAGGCAACTGGTGACGAAGACGACGGTCGGATCCCAGTGCAGGAGCTCGGCGAGGACGCTGACGGGGATGAAGACCAGCAGGAGGTAGAGGTATTTCATCGAACAAGCTCCGAAACCAGCAGGCGGTTGACCGCATCGGGCTTGGCCCTGCCCTGGGTCTCTTTCATGACCTGGCCCACCAGGAAGCCCATGACCTTGACCTTGCCCGCATGGTACTCCGCCACCTGGGCCGGGTGCGCGGCGAGCACCGCGCGGATCGCCTCGACGATGGCCCCCTCGTCCGAGATCTGGGTCACGCCCATTTCGGCGACGAGGGCCTCGGGATCCTTGCCGGTCTCGAGCATCTTTACGACGATGGCCTTTGCGATCTTGCCGCTGATCACCTCGGCGTCGATCAGCTCCACCAGCTTGCGCAGCTGGTCGGGCTTGACGGGCAGCTCCGAAAGGGCGAGCTTGCTTGAGTTGAGGTGAGCCGCAACGTCTCCCATCAGCCAGTTGGCGATTCCCTTGGGGTTGGGGCTGCCTGCGATCGCCGCATCGAAGTAGTGCGCGAGCTCCAGGTTGTCCGTGAGGACCCCCGCGTCGTAGGCGGGCAGGCCGACGACCTCCTGGTAGCGCTGACGGCGCGCGGCGGGAAGCTCGGGCAGCTTGGCGCGCACCCGCTCGACCACCTCGCGCGGGATCACCAGGTCCGAGAGATCCGGCTCGGGGAAGTAGCGGTAATCGTGCGCCTCTTCCTTGGATCGCATGGAGACGGTCACGCCGCGCTCCTCGCTCCAGGTGCGGGTCTCCTGCACGACGCGGCCGCCCTCGTCGAGGACCCTCGCCTGACGCTCGATCTCGTACTCGAGGGCCTTCTGGACCGCGCGGAAGGAGTTCATGTTCTTGAGCTCGGTGCGGGTGCCGAACGCCTCGGTGCCCACGGGCCGCAGCGACACGTTCACGTCGCAGCGCAGCGACCCCTCCTCCATCTTGCCGTCGGTGATGCCGATGGTCACCAGGATGTTGCGCAGCTCCTGCATGTAGAGGCGCGCCTCTTCCGGGGTGCGCATGTCGGGGTCCGAGACGATCTCGCACAGGGGGACCCCGGCGCGGTTGAGGTCGACCAGCGAGTAGGTCGAGCCCGCGAGGTTCGCGGCCCCCTGGTGGACCAGCTTGCCGGCGTCCTCCTCCATGTGGAGGCGCGTGATGCCGATCCGCCTGACGCCGTCCGAGGTCGCGATCTCGAGCCAGCCCCTCTCCACGATGGGCTTGTCGTACTGGGAGATCTGGTAGCCCTTGGGCAGGTCGGGATAGAAGTAGTTCTTGCGATCGAACTTGGAGGTCTCGGCGATGTGGCCGTTGAGGGCGATCCCCGCGCGGATCGCGTACTCGAGCACCTTCCGGTTGAGCACCGGCAGCGCGCCCGGCAGCCCGAGGCAGACGGGGCAGACGTGGGCGTTGGGCTCGCCGCCGAACTTCGCCGGGCAGCCGCAGAAGATCTTGGTCTCGGTGGAAAGCTCGACGTGGACCTCGAGGCCGATGACCGCTTCGTACTTCGACATGGGGCTTCTCCTACTTGGCCGAGAGCGGCTCGGGGCGCCGGGTATGGAACGAGGTGGCCTGCTCGAAGGCGTAGGCCGCCCGGTACAGCATCCCTTCCGAGAGCGCGGGGCCCTGCAGCTGCAGGCCGATGGGCAGCCCCTTATCGTCGAAGCCGCAGGGGATCGAGAGGGCGGGGATGCCGGCCAGGTTGGCGAGCACGGTGGCGATGTCGCTGAGGTACATCTCGAGCGGATCGCTGGTCTTCTCGCCGAGCCTGAAGGCCGTCGAGGGGGTGGTCGGGCTAAGAATCAGGTCGTACCGGGAGAAGGCCCGGTCGTAATCCTCGCGGATCCGGGTGCGGACCTGCTGGGCCTTCTTGTAGTAGGCGTCGTAGTAGCCGCTCGACAGGGCGTAGGTCCCCAGCATGATGCGGCGCTTCACCTCGGCCCCGAAGCCCTCGGCGCGGGTCCTGAGGTACATCCCCAAAAGGTCCTCGGCCTCCTCGCGCAGGGTGTACTTGACCCCGTCGTAGCGCGCCAGATTCGAGCTGGCCTCGGCGGTCGCCACCAGGTAGTAGGCGGCGATGCCGTGCTTGCTGGTCGGAAGGCTCACCTCCTCGACGACCGCCCCCAGGTGCGCGAACACCTTGGTGGCCGCCTCGACGGCGGCGCGGACCTCGAGGGAGACCCCGTCACCCGTAAGCTCGGAGATGACGCCGATGCGCAGGCCCTTGACCTCGCCGGTCAGGTAGTTGACGTAGGTCTCTTCAGGCTGGTCGATCGAGGTGGAGTCCAGGGGGTCGTGACCCGCGAGCACGTTGAGCATCAGGGCGTTGTCCCGCACGTCGCGGGTCATGGGCCCGACCTGGTCGAGGCTCGAGGCGAAGGCGACCAGGCCGTAGCGCGACACCAGGCCGTAGGTCGGCTTCATTCCCACGATGCCGCAGAAGGCGGCCGGCTGGCGGATGGATCCGCCGGTGTCGCTGCCGGTCGAAAGCGGCACCATGCCGGCGGCGACGGCCGCGGCCGAGCCCCCCGACGATCCGCCCGGCACCGTGGCGACGTCCCACGGGTTCCGGGTCTTCTTGAAGGCCGAGTTCTCGGTGGAGGAGCCCATGGCGAACTCGTCCATGTTTGCCTTGCCGAGGGAGATGAGGCCCGCTTCGCGCATCCTCGAAACGACGGTGGCGTCGTAGGGCGGCACGAATTTCTCGAGCATGCGGCTGGCGCAGGTGGTCGCGACCCCTCGGGTGTTCAGGTTGTCCTTGGTGGCCATGGGCACGCCGGCCAAGGGGTGCAGGGCATCACCAGCAAGGCGGGCCTTGTCGACGGCCGCGGCCTGGGCGAGGGCGCCCTCGCGCGTCAGGGTGATGAAGGCGCCGATCTGGGGCTCGACTCGGTCGATGCGCGCGAAGGCGCTTTCGACGACGTCGACGGCCGAGACCTCGCGCGCCCTGAGGCGCTCCGAGAGCTGGGCCGCGGTGAGATCGTTGAGCTGCACGGGAATCTCCTGGGACAAAAAGGGTCGTTCAGGCCCTCATGCTACCGGATCTCGTGTGGAAACGGTAGCACGGACGCTTCTCTGGCCAGGGAGGCCATGACGCCGGGAGGATGAGGCAGGATCGCTCAGTGGCGCACCACGCGGCGGCGAACGGGCGTCCGGCGCAGGGCCTTGACGCGCCCGGTTCGGCGCGGGCGGTAGGGCTCGAGATCCGACGTCCCGAGCCAGATGAGAAACAGACACACGAAAGCGAAGGCGAGCTTCAAGCGGTGCCTCCCGGCAAAAAAAAGAGAGGGGGGACTAGCCCCCCTCGCATTCTGTAGTCGGGACGACAGGATTCGAACCTGCGACCCCCTCGTCCCGAACGAGGTGCGCTACCAAGCTGCGCTACGTCCCGATTTGATGTTAAGATACCACGATTCATTGCTTAAGACAACCAGCCTACAGAAAGAAAATCCACCGGCCATGACCTCTTCACTCGGCAACACCCTGGTTTACAGCACGCTCGCGGGCCTCGGCAGCATGATCGGCGTCGGCCTCGTCGTCAGGGGCGAAGCCTGGCTTCGACAGTTCCTCCCCCTGGTCATCAGCTTCGCGGCGGGCACCCTTCTGGGGGTGGCCTTCTTCGACCTCCTGCCCGAGGCCCAGGAGCTGACCCGGCACAACATCTTCCCCTGGGTGCTCGGCAGCTTCATCGGCTTCTACTTCCTCGAGAACATGCTCCACTACCACAGCCACCACCACGTGGGACACCACCATCCCATGGGCCTGGTGGCCTTCCTGGGCATGGCCTTCCACTCCTTGATCGACGGGATCATCATCGGGGTGGGCTTCGAGGTCAGTCCCGCCCTCGGCTTCGTCACCACCATGGGCCTCTTGGCCCACGAGCTGCCGCAGGGGATCGCCGTGACCTCGATTCTGTTGCATGCGGGCTACACCAAGTCTCGCGCAATCCTCTTCGCCGGCCTGGTGGCCCTGGCCACGCCCGTCGGCGCGGTGGGCACCTCGCTGGT
Above is a window of Pantanalinema sp. DNA encoding:
- a CDS encoding ZIP family metal transporter → MTSSLGNTLVYSTLAGLGSMIGVGLVVRGEAWLRQFLPLVISFAAGTLLGVAFFDLLPEAQELTRHNIFPWVLGSFIGFYFLENMLHYHSHHHVGHHHPMGLVAFLGMAFHSLIDGIIIGVGFEVSPALGFVTTMGLLAHELPQGIAVTSILLHAGYTKSRAILFAGLVALATPVGAVGTSLVTRGLQQDTVGILLAIASGSFLYVAASDLIPESHAAKHALTGVLLLAGVAFVYAIVHLFHAH
- the cax gene encoding calcium/proton exchanger is translated as MKYLYLLLVFIPVSVLAELLHWDPTVVFVTSCLAIVPLAKLMGYATEEIAIKAGPGIGGLLNATFGNAVELIIAVIALQKGLLMVVQASITGSILGNLLLVLGLSVLLGGLKHKEQRFNRTIAGANGAMLMLAVSSLLIPAAFVYTSPVTLATPGVQNLSHWVAILLLVVYGLSLVFSLKTHSHLYDGSSHGEGVEEPTLSQPKAIALLLGATALVAIESEFLVGSIEAVTHKWGLSELFIGVILIPLIGNAAEHLTAVTVAMKNKMDLSLGIAVGSSLQIALLVAPILVLVGWAIGQPLTLHFNLFEVVAIGIAVAIANMIAQDGESNWFEGAQLLAAYAILAIAFFFHP
- the gatA gene encoding Asp-tRNA(Asn)/Glu-tRNA(Gln) amidotransferase subunit GatA — translated: MQLNDLTAAQLSERLRAREVSAVDVVESAFARIDRVEPQIGAFITLTREGALAQAAAVDKARLAGDALHPLAGVPMATKDNLNTRGVATTCASRMLEKFVPPYDATVVSRMREAGLISLGKANMDEFAMGSSTENSAFKKTRNPWDVATVPGGSSGGSAAAVAAGMVPLSTGSDTGGSIRQPAAFCGIVGMKPTYGLVSRYGLVAFASSLDQVGPMTRDVRDNALMLNVLAGHDPLDSTSIDQPEETYVNYLTGEVKGLRIGVISELTGDGVSLEVRAAVEAATKVFAHLGAVVEEVSLPTSKHGIAAYYLVATAEASSNLARYDGVKYTLREEAEDLLGMYLRTRAEGFGAEVKRRIMLGTYALSSGYYDAYYKKAQQVRTRIREDYDRAFSRYDLILSPTTPSTAFRLGEKTSDPLEMYLSDIATVLANLAGIPALSIPCGFDDKGLPIGLQLQGPALSEGMLYRAAYAFEQATSFHTRRPEPLSAK
- the gatB gene encoding Asp-tRNA(Asn)/Glu-tRNA(Gln) amidotransferase subunit GatB, giving the protein MSKYEAVIGLEVHVELSTETKIFCGCPAKFGGEPNAHVCPVCLGLPGALPVLNRKVLEYAIRAGIALNGHIAETSKFDRKNYFYPDLPKGYQISQYDKPIVERGWLEIATSDGVRRIGITRLHMEEDAGKLVHQGAANLAGSTYSLVDLNRAGVPLCEIVSDPDMRTPEEARLYMQELRNILVTIGITDGKMEEGSLRCDVNVSLRPVGTEAFGTRTELKNMNSFRAVQKALEYEIERQARVLDEGGRVVQETRTWSEERGVTVSMRSKEEAHDYRYFPEPDLSDLVIPREVVERVRAKLPELPAARRQRYQEVVGLPAYDAGVLTDNLELAHYFDAAIAGSPNPKGIANWLMGDVAAHLNSSKLALSELPVKPDQLRKLVELIDAEVISGKIAKAIVVKMLETGKDPEALVAEMGVTQISDEGAIVEAIRAVLAAHPAQVAEYHAGKVKVMGFLVGQVMKETQGRAKPDAVNRLLVSELVR